A genome region from Neptunomonas japonica JAMM 1380 includes the following:
- a CDS encoding histidine triad nucleotide-binding protein, giving the protein MDCLFCKITNKEIPAKIIYEDEHVIAFNDINPQAPLHFLVIPKKHISTLNDIEEADRELVGHMLMSASKIAKDQGVAEDGYRTVFNCNSHGGQTVYHIHLHVLAGKALGWPPYQAALKQPI; this is encoded by the coding sequence ATGGATTGCCTTTTTTGTAAAATAACTAATAAAGAAATTCCTGCAAAAATCATTTATGAAGATGAGCACGTTATTGCTTTTAATGATATTAACCCACAAGCTCCACTGCATTTTTTAGTCATTCCTAAAAAACATATCAGCACCCTAAATGACATCGAAGAAGCTGATCGCGAGCTGGTCGGACACATGTTAATGAGCGCCAGTAAAATTGCTAAAGATCAAGGTGTTGCAGAGGACGGCTATCGAACTGTGTTTAACTGTAATAGTCATGGCGGACAAACTGTTTATCATATTCATCTACATGTTCTCGCGGGAAAAGCTCTAGGCTGGCCTCCTTATCAAGCAGCCCTAAAACAACCTATTTAA
- a CDS encoding peptidoglycan-binding domain-containing protein, whose translation MKKQIFTFTVSALALAVLSGCSATNNSTQVDIKDSSEYKSLQQELASVRNAQGDTSQLESEIARLTRESQTTSLLPPNPKAGECYARVVIPAKYTMASETVQVRAAGQRIETTAPQYGYVEQRVLVKDAYERLEVIPATYKNVTETIEVAEASEQLVRVPAKYKTVTEKILVRPAHTEWKKGTGPIQKVDAGTGEIMCLVEVPAVYKTVTKTVMIAPESVKTVAVPGKSQTISRRVVDQPAATRKIVVPAVYKTIKVRKLAKAAQQTAIAIPAEYKTVEKRAKVSDAYLEWRSILCETNTQPSLIRDLQRALKTKGYNPGKIDGVLGRDTMAAVNSYQKAKGMASGQLTINTLKSLGVAI comes from the coding sequence ATGAAAAAGCAAATTTTTACTTTCACCGTTTCAGCTCTAGCTCTTGCAGTACTATCAGGCTGCTCGGCTACTAACAACTCTACTCAGGTGGATATTAAAGATTCTTCTGAGTACAAATCTCTTCAACAAGAACTAGCTTCAGTAAGAAACGCACAGGGCGATACTTCTCAGCTAGAATCTGAAATTGCACGCCTTACTCGTGAAAGCCAGACAACTAGTTTGCTACCACCAAATCCTAAAGCGGGTGAGTGTTATGCTCGTGTTGTTATCCCTGCTAAATACACTATGGCATCAGAAACTGTTCAAGTTCGTGCAGCAGGCCAGCGTATTGAAACAACAGCTCCTCAATACGGTTATGTTGAGCAGCGCGTCTTAGTAAAAGATGCTTACGAACGCCTTGAAGTTATTCCAGCGACTTACAAAAATGTAACAGAGACAATTGAAGTTGCTGAAGCATCAGAACAGTTAGTTCGTGTCCCTGCAAAATACAAAACAGTAACAGAAAAAATTCTTGTGCGTCCTGCGCACACTGAATGGAAAAAAGGCACAGGTCCTATCCAGAAAGTTGATGCTGGAACCGGCGAAATTATGTGTTTAGTTGAAGTACCAGCCGTATACAAAACAGTTACAAAAACAGTCATGATTGCACCTGAATCTGTTAAAACAGTTGCGGTACCTGGTAAAAGCCAGACAATTAGCCGTCGTGTAGTTGACCAGCCTGCAGCGACTCGTAAAATCGTTGTTCCAGCGGTATACAAGACTATTAAGGTTCGTAAACTAGCTAAAGCAGCACAGCAAACAGCTATTGCTATTCCTGCTGAGTACAAAACAGTTGAGAAACGCGCAAAAGTTAGCGATGCATATCTAGAATGGCGTTCTATTCTTTGCGAAACAAACACTCAGCCTAGCCTAATCCGTGACCTTCAGCGTGCTCTAAAAACTAAAGGTTATAACCCAGGTAAGATCGATGGTGTATTAGGCCGCGATACCATGGCTGCTGTTAACTCTTACCAAAAAGCTAAAGGCATGGCTTCTGGTCAGCTAACAATCAACACATTGAAATCATTAGGCGTTGCTATCTAA
- a CDS encoding LysE/ArgO family amino acid transporter — MIFFIAKGYMAAAALIIALGAQNAFVLAQGVKRQHHWPVAATCFLVDAILISLGMVGAGVVIQHWPNALTVIQIGGFIFLFGYGFCAFKAFLMPAALTASQAKGSLKSALITTLAVSCLNPHVYLDTVVLLGSLGNQFTGSEKYSFWIGAILASFSWFVLLTLLAKALSPWLAKPAVWRWVEALVGVMMWTIAAWLLSELLE; from the coding sequence ATGATTTTTTTCATAGCTAAAGGTTATATGGCAGCAGCTGCATTAATCATCGCGTTAGGAGCACAGAATGCTTTTGTGCTAGCTCAAGGCGTAAAGCGCCAGCACCATTGGCCTGTGGCAGCTACATGCTTTCTTGTTGATGCGATCTTAATTAGCCTAGGAATGGTGGGTGCTGGTGTTGTCATTCAACATTGGCCCAATGCTCTTACCGTAATCCAGATAGGAGGTTTTATTTTCTTGTTTGGTTATGGATTTTGCGCTTTTAAAGCATTTTTGATGCCAGCAGCGTTAACCGCAAGCCAAGCAAAAGGTAGCTTGAAATCGGCCTTGATAACAACACTGGCCGTTAGTTGCTTAAATCCACATGTGTATTTGGATACTGTGGTTCTGCTCGGTAGCTTAGGTAATCAATTTACCGGAAGCGAAAAGTATAGCTTTTGGATAGGAGCGATATTAGCTTCGTTTTCGTGGTTTGTTTTGTTAACACTGTTAGCAAAAGCGTTGTCTCCTTGGCTCGCAAAGCCCGCGGTATGGCGTTGGGTGGAGGCGTTGGTGGGCGTTATGATGTGGACGATTGCTGCTTGGCTACTTAGTGAATTATTGGAGTGA
- a CDS encoding LysR family transcriptional regulator ArgP, with protein MIDYKQLKALSTVIEEQNFDRAALRLHITQSAVSQRIKQLEEMVGQTLLVRSHPITPTQAGQALLKHYRQIEILQNEVMSELNPVLQSGHIRLAIAVNADSLATWFLPAVDPILKQHNVLLDLKVDDQDQTQQLLRSGEVMGCITSSSSPLQGCHCIPLGIAVYRCLASPEYTKRYLPNGCDRSSLMHAPIVEYNHKDALQHRYLNRFFDLSSGDYPTHRVPSYSAFVDMTIRGFAAGMIPDQQATPYIKSGQLIDINPGYYLSVPLYWHTWNLKTPLENELTSALLKQGTIDLDAFSKHPILTSP; from the coding sequence ATGATTGATTATAAACAGCTTAAAGCGCTTTCTACTGTTATTGAAGAGCAAAACTTCGATAGAGCAGCATTACGCCTTCATATTACACAGTCAGCTGTTTCCCAACGTATTAAACAGTTAGAAGAAATGGTTGGGCAAACATTACTCGTTCGTTCGCATCCCATCACCCCTACACAAGCAGGGCAAGCATTACTAAAGCATTATCGTCAAATAGAAATATTGCAAAATGAAGTGATGTCAGAGCTTAATCCAGTATTACAGTCAGGGCACATTCGACTAGCCATTGCTGTTAATGCTGATAGCCTAGCCACTTGGTTTTTGCCCGCTGTTGACCCTATTTTAAAACAACATAATGTTCTACTTGACCTTAAAGTTGACGACCAAGACCAAACTCAACAATTGTTGCGTAGCGGAGAGGTCATGGGATGTATTACCTCTAGCTCATCGCCCTTACAAGGTTGTCACTGTATCCCTTTAGGTATTGCGGTGTACCGCTGTCTCGCCTCACCTGAATATACCAAACGCTACTTACCCAATGGCTGTGATAGAAGCAGCTTAATGCATGCACCTATTGTAGAATACAATCATAAAGACGCACTGCAACATCGTTATTTAAATCGTTTTTTTGATCTATCATCTGGTGACTACCCTACGCATCGAGTACCTTCATATAGCGCTTTTGTCGATATGACAATTAGAGGGTTTGCAGCAGGAATGATACCTGACCAACAAGCTACTCCTTATATAAAATCAGGCCAACTTATTGATATTAATCCAGGATATTATTTATCTGTGCCACTTTATTGGCATACCTGGAATCTTAAAACGCCTTTAGAGAACGAACTAACCAGCGCTCTATTAAAGCAAGGGACAATAGACTTAGACGCTTTTTCAAAACACCCAATACTAACATCACCATAA
- a CDS encoding bifunctional enoyl-CoA hydratase/phosphate acetyltransferase, with translation MILKEKPPVHNQLEFFIEEAVKARPIRTAVVHPVDHNGLMGAIEAAEHNLIVPVLIGPKSKILAAAEKDNLNIADYEIIDVEHSHAAAEKACELARQANVEAIMKGDLGSSELISAVIHKTKGIRTERRLSHVFVFDIPNYHKPLVITDAAINVVPNLMTKRDIVQNSVDFCRALGITEPKVALLAAVEKVKAYMPSTIDAACLCKMADRGQITNALLDGPLAFDNAISLQAAIDKHITSSVSGDADILLAPDLESANMIAKQLIYLADAKSAGIALGAKVPIILTSRAETPLGRMASCALASHMVHHPVS, from the coding sequence ATGATTCTTAAAGAAAAGCCTCCTGTACATAACCAGCTTGAGTTTTTTATTGAGGAGGCTGTTAAAGCTCGCCCCATTCGCACCGCTGTTGTTCACCCGGTGGACCATAATGGCTTAATGGGAGCTATTGAAGCGGCCGAGCACAACTTAATTGTCCCCGTTTTAATTGGTCCTAAAAGTAAAATTTTAGCTGCCGCAGAAAAAGATAATTTAAACATTGCAGATTATGAAATTATTGATGTAGAGCACAGTCATGCCGCTGCAGAAAAAGCCTGTGAGCTTGCAAGACAAGCTAACGTCGAAGCGATTATGAAGGGTGACTTAGGGAGCTCAGAACTTATCAGCGCCGTTATTCACAAAACGAAGGGAATTCGTACTGAACGCCGCCTTAGTCATGTTTTTGTCTTTGATATCCCCAACTACCATAAGCCCTTAGTCATTACTGATGCGGCTATTAATGTGGTACCGAACTTAATGACCAAACGCGATATTGTGCAAAACTCTGTCGATTTTTGTCGTGCTCTGGGAATAACAGAACCTAAAGTAGCCCTGTTGGCCGCGGTAGAAAAAGTTAAAGCCTACATGCCAAGCACTATCGATGCCGCATGCCTTTGTAAAATGGCTGATCGAGGACAAATAACCAACGCTCTATTAGATGGACCATTGGCGTTTGATAATGCAATTTCCTTACAAGCAGCTATCGATAAGCACATCACATCTTCAGTTTCAGGTGATGCTGATATCCTCCTTGCTCCTGATCTAGAATCTGCCAATATGATTGCTAAACAGTTAATCTATCTGGCAGATGCAAAGTCAGCAGGTATTGCCTTGGGCGCCAAAGTGCCCATTATTTTGACTAGCCGTGCAGAGACTCCTTTAGGCCGTATGGCTTCCTGTGCATTGGCATCTCACATGGTTCATCATCCAGTATCGTAA
- a CDS encoding acetate/propionate family kinase → MQTILTINGGSSSLKCSLFKSGEHQVTPIYQFKLGNIMGEPRITLTDGGGNKITPPKVDFSDIEKTQRHKASLSVVLDWLTQQVPHLKLTAFGHRVVHGGEQYSTPILIDKYKVNQLKAFIPLAPLHQPYNLLLIEACHTLAPELPQVACFDTMFHVGQPAVERQYAIPRKFTQEGIQRYGFHGLSYEYIQMSLGNLSEEARIAKTIICHLGAGASMCAVKQGKSIASTMGFTAVDGLPMGSRCGNLDPGVLLYLQRHHNMDTDALEKMIYQESGWLGVSGVSSDMLALHNAHTPEAEEAIDMLAYRIALELGRLSAALEGLDQIVFTGGVGENDADLRKRILDRSQWLGVQLNDKANINNLSTINEESSNVVVRVIPTNEEAMIAIHTTEVIGS, encoded by the coding sequence ATGCAAACAATTCTGACTATTAACGGCGGCTCCTCTAGCCTCAAGTGCTCTCTCTTCAAATCAGGAGAACATCAGGTCACCCCTATTTACCAGTTTAAACTGGGCAATATTATGGGTGAGCCTCGAATTACATTAACAGATGGCGGTGGTAATAAAATCACACCTCCAAAAGTTGATTTTAGTGATATAGAGAAAACCCAACGACATAAAGCATCACTCAGCGTCGTCTTAGATTGGCTTACGCAACAGGTACCCCATTTAAAGCTCACTGCTTTTGGGCACCGTGTGGTCCACGGTGGCGAGCAATATAGCACCCCTATTTTAATTGATAAGTATAAAGTAAATCAGTTAAAAGCTTTTATTCCACTTGCTCCCCTACACCAACCTTATAACTTATTACTCATTGAAGCGTGCCACACACTGGCTCCAGAACTACCACAAGTAGCTTGTTTCGATACCATGTTTCACGTAGGCCAGCCTGCCGTTGAGCGCCAATATGCGATTCCTCGTAAATTCACGCAGGAAGGCATACAGCGATACGGCTTTCATGGTTTGTCTTATGAGTATATTCAGATGAGTTTGGGCAACCTTTCTGAAGAAGCAAGAATAGCCAAAACTATTATTTGCCACCTTGGCGCGGGTGCCAGTATGTGTGCAGTCAAGCAGGGAAAAAGCATCGCCTCAACTATGGGCTTTACTGCTGTTGATGGTTTACCTATGGGTAGCCGGTGCGGAAACCTTGATCCAGGTGTTCTTCTATATCTGCAACGCCATCATAACATGGACACAGATGCACTCGAAAAGATGATTTATCAAGAAAGCGGCTGGCTGGGCGTCTCTGGCGTCTCTTCAGACATGCTAGCACTACATAATGCTCATACACCTGAAGCAGAAGAAGCGATTGATATGCTGGCTTATCGTATCGCACTAGAATTGGGCCGTCTTTCAGCTGCTCTAGAAGGGCTAGATCAAATCGTCTTTACCGGTGGTGTGGGCGAAAACGATGCGGATTTGCGTAAACGGATTTTAGATCGCAGCCAATGGTTAGGCGTTCAGCTAAATGATAAAGCCAATATCAACAACCTATCTACTATTAACGAAGAGTCCAGCAACGTTGTCGTTAGAGTTATACCGACAAATGAAGAAGCTATGATTGCTATTCACACAACTGAAGTCATCGGTAGCTAA
- a CDS encoding GNAT family N-acetyltransferase, with product MINVSMDDVIGQDEVLELYCENHWSSAEKPDLLMRALRKSDALVTARLDGKLVGLANAISDGCLVVYYPHMLVHPTYHGRGIGRKLMEAMQTKYAGFHQQMLTADCSAVGFYKSLGFEKAGMAEAMWIYGGNEH from the coding sequence GTGATTAATGTAAGTATGGATGATGTGATTGGGCAAGATGAAGTACTGGAGCTGTACTGCGAGAATCATTGGTCCTCTGCTGAAAAACCTGATCTATTGATGCGTGCGTTACGTAAATCTGATGCTTTAGTGACAGCGCGTCTTGATGGCAAGTTAGTTGGATTAGCTAATGCTATTTCAGATGGCTGTTTGGTTGTTTATTACCCTCATATGTTGGTTCATCCTACTTATCACGGCCGCGGAATTGGGCGAAAATTAATGGAAGCGATGCAAACAAAGTATGCAGGTTTTCATCAGCAAATGTTAACAGCTGATTGTAGTGCAGTAGGCTTTTATAAAAGCTTAGGTTTTGAAAAGGCGGGAATGGCAGAAGCGATGTGGATTTATGGTGGCAATGAGCATTGA
- a CDS encoding SGNH/GDSL hydrolase family protein, with translation MKHILVYGDSLSWGIIPNSRKRFSFDKRWPGVLENQLQDHGVAVRVTENCLNGRRTVWSDPFKAGRDGSEGLAQLIEISAPLSLVVLVLGTNDFQVMHTNNAWMSAQGMSKLISIIRQAPLEPGMSVPEILVVAPPKMLVPKGPVSAKFEGAELKCVGLAKALKAVAEEQQVYFYDSADVTDASRVDGIHLDEDQHQVLGKALADVLKCILELQE, from the coding sequence ATGAAGCATATTTTAGTGTATGGTGATTCTCTTTCTTGGGGAATTATTCCTAACAGCAGAAAGCGTTTCTCTTTTGATAAGCGCTGGCCTGGCGTGCTTGAAAATCAACTTCAAGACCATGGAGTAGCCGTTAGAGTCACCGAAAACTGCCTTAATGGGCGTCGTACTGTATGGAGTGATCCTTTTAAAGCAGGCCGTGATGGCTCAGAAGGGTTGGCTCAGCTTATTGAAATAAGTGCTCCTTTGTCATTGGTTGTGCTGGTGCTGGGTACAAATGATTTTCAAGTCATGCATACCAATAATGCTTGGATGTCTGCACAAGGCATGTCGAAGCTAATTAGTATTATTCGTCAGGCTCCGTTAGAGCCTGGAATGTCTGTGCCTGAGATCTTAGTAGTTGCCCCACCAAAAATGCTTGTCCCTAAAGGGCCTGTTTCAGCAAAGTTTGAAGGTGCCGAACTTAAGTGTGTTGGCTTGGCTAAGGCTTTAAAAGCTGTTGCTGAAGAGCAGCAGGTCTATTTCTATGATTCTGCAGATGTAACAGATGCGAGTCGGGTGGATGGAATACATCTTGATGAAGATCAGCACCAAGTGCTGGGAAAAGCATTGGCTGATGTACTCAAATGTATTCTTGAATTACAGGAGTGA
- the rlmB gene encoding 23S rRNA (guanosine(2251)-2'-O)-methyltransferase RlmB: protein MQSELVFGFHAVKTTLKYDAFRVQRIMLLKGREDERLNQLLEDAGDISVERVSRPKLDELAQGGVHQGVIAFCKPIESKTERFLYQLLDKLDEAPFLLVLDGVTDPHNLGACLRTADAAGVHAVIAPKDKSAPLNATVSKVACGAAEVMPYVQVTNLARTLQELQKRGIWITGTAGEAKQMVYQANLTGPMALVMGAEGKGMRRLTRDGCDFLVKIPMAGEVSSLNVSVATGVCLFEAARQRQV from the coding sequence ATGCAGTCTGAATTAGTATTTGGTTTTCATGCAGTAAAGACCACACTCAAATATGATGCTTTTCGAGTCCAACGCATCATGCTGCTTAAAGGGCGCGAAGATGAGCGCCTTAACCAATTACTTGAGGACGCTGGGGACATCAGTGTCGAGCGTGTATCAAGGCCCAAACTCGATGAATTAGCTCAAGGAGGTGTCCATCAAGGCGTTATTGCTTTTTGTAAGCCTATTGAATCCAAGACTGAGCGTTTTCTTTATCAATTGTTAGATAAGCTCGATGAGGCTCCCTTTTTATTGGTGCTTGATGGCGTAACTGACCCACATAATTTGGGTGCTTGTTTACGTACTGCGGATGCTGCGGGGGTGCATGCGGTTATCGCCCCTAAAGATAAATCGGCACCGCTGAATGCAACTGTTTCAAAAGTAGCGTGCGGTGCGGCTGAAGTAATGCCTTATGTTCAAGTGACTAACCTTGCTCGCACCTTACAGGAGCTTCAGAAAAGAGGTATTTGGATCACAGGCACGGCGGGTGAAGCTAAGCAGATGGTATATCAAGCAAACCTGACAGGGCCTATGGCACTTGTTATGGGCGCTGAAGGGAAGGGCATGCGTCGGCTGACGCGTGACGGATGTGATTTTTTAGTTAAAATCCCTATGGCGGGTGAAGTTAGTAGCTTGAATGTATCAGTGGCAACCGGTGTGTGTTTATTTGAAGCGGCAAGACAGCGCCAAGTTTAG
- the hemH gene encoding ferrochelatase: MSDSIKTAVILTNLGTPDKPEASAVKRYLREFLSDSRVVEGKGLRRIAWLAVLNFIILNLRPRKVAKLYRSIWEDDSPMRKILNEQVTELQLLLQQNYETAPCVFAGMTYGSPSLKERLESLAGHGYQRVLIIPMYPQYSATTTAPIYDQVARFQLGRREVLDIRIVKSFYNHPAYINSLAQSIRLFRQSAQPAEKLMLSYHGIPKEYADKGDPYPQQCHQTSVLVAKALGLSENEWVTTFQSRFGPAQWLQPYTDKTLESLAQKQVKAVDVVCPAFTADCLETLEEIAEENKEVFHKAGGESYQYIPAVNSSPAFIAALMTLVQEQSADWLKLDNQADEKNNAV; encoded by the coding sequence ATGTCGGATTCAATAAAAACAGCGGTTATACTGACAAACCTAGGTACGCCAGATAAACCAGAAGCGAGTGCGGTAAAACGTTATCTTCGTGAGTTTCTTTCGGATTCTCGTGTTGTCGAAGGGAAAGGCTTAAGACGTATTGCATGGTTAGCTGTTCTGAATTTTATTATTTTAAACTTGCGGCCACGTAAGGTAGCAAAGTTATATCGCTCTATATGGGAAGATGATTCCCCAATGCGAAAGATTCTGAATGAGCAAGTGACCGAGCTGCAATTACTCTTACAACAGAATTATGAAACAGCACCTTGCGTATTTGCGGGAATGACCTATGGCTCACCAAGCTTAAAGGAGCGTTTGGAATCATTGGCCGGCCATGGCTACCAGCGGGTGTTAATTATTCCAATGTACCCACAATATTCTGCAACAACTACCGCACCGATTTATGATCAGGTGGCTCGCTTTCAGTTAGGTCGCCGTGAAGTACTTGATATTCGTATAGTAAAGTCATTCTATAATCATCCGGCATACATCAATTCTTTGGCTCAAAGTATTCGCTTATTTCGTCAATCGGCGCAGCCCGCTGAAAAGTTAATGCTGTCTTATCATGGTATTCCAAAGGAATATGCAGATAAAGGAGACCCTTATCCGCAGCAATGTCACCAAACATCTGTATTGGTAGCGAAAGCACTAGGTCTTTCTGAAAACGAATGGGTAACAACTTTTCAGTCACGCTTTGGTCCGGCGCAATGGTTACAGCCATATACTGACAAAACCTTGGAAAGCCTTGCTCAGAAACAAGTAAAAGCGGTTGATGTTGTTTGTCCTGCTTTTACAGCAGACTGTCTTGAAACACTAGAAGAGATAGCTGAAGAAAACAAAGAAGTCTTTCACAAGGCCGGCGGCGAGTCATACCAATATATTCCGGCAGTAAACAGCTCGCCGGCGTTCATTGCGGCCCTAATGACCTTGGTTCAAGAGCAGTCAGCTGACTGGCTTAAATTAGATAATCAAGCAGATGAGAAAAATAATGCAGTCTGA
- the adk gene encoding adenylate kinase → MRIILLGAPGAGKGTQAQYITEKYGIPQISTGDMLRAAVKAGTPLGIKAKAVMDAGELVSDDLIIGLVKERISEADCENGFLFDGFPRTIPQADALKDAGVIIDAVVEIDVADEEIIKRMSGRRVHPGSGRTYHLVFNAPKVEGKDDVTGEDLVQRADDVESIVRDRLRIYHDQTAPLISYYQGWVEAKEANAPKYVYVAGVGSVDDIRDGVFAGLA, encoded by the coding sequence ATGCGTATTATTCTTCTTGGCGCACCAGGCGCTGGTAAAGGCACTCAAGCGCAGTACATAACCGAGAAGTACGGTATTCCTCAGATCTCAACTGGCGACATGCTGCGGGCGGCTGTAAAAGCAGGAACGCCTTTAGGTATTAAAGCCAAAGCAGTAATGGATGCCGGTGAGCTAGTTTCTGATGACCTGATCATTGGGCTGGTAAAAGAGCGTATTAGTGAAGCGGATTGTGAAAACGGTTTCTTGTTTGATGGTTTCCCACGCACTATTCCTCAAGCAGATGCATTGAAAGATGCTGGCGTGATTATTGATGCTGTTGTGGAAATTGATGTGGCTGATGAAGAAATTATTAAGCGTATGAGCGGTCGTCGTGTTCATCCTGGATCAGGGCGTACTTACCACCTTGTATTTAACGCTCCAAAAGTGGAAGGTAAGGATGACGTTACTGGAGAAGATCTAGTACAACGTGCTGATGATGTTGAAAGCATAGTGCGTGATCGTTTGCGAATTTACCATGATCAGACAGCACCATTAATTTCATACTATCAAGGTTGGGTTGAAGCGAAGGAAGCTAACGCACCTAAGTATGTTTATGTTGCTGGTGTAGGTAGTGTAGATGATATTCGTGACGGTGTATTTGCAGGCTTAGCATAG